The proteins below come from a single Ancylothrix sp. D3o genomic window:
- a CDS encoding CO2 hydration protein, producing MTAATLKPSKHPLAPYIERLEAGDALLPHSEENVVEVVGILKSYAIVLDAYSRNLKYIAAHQFLELFPFFKYFDGEFSFKKLWNHWAHDRINFEYAEYCMRTMLWHGGGGLDKFVDTPEFYELAEKAIQAKLKGNFLMLGLHRLFPEFLPEQIRMLAYYSGLGQFWTIMYDMFIKLSDRFDRGEIKTINQVVEHIKDGLVEAANFPITYSVKIGGKDYEILPKSANLTFLMDTAVPYVEAVFFRGTPFPGVISYNAQAYQIPVEQENFAYGALYADPLPIGGAGIPPTQLMQDMRHFVPEYLHKIYRQSCRGEDDLRVQICQSFQKSMFCVTTAAIQGLAPFPLTTSDNKEKLANRVYLEKWMDRFGHSRLAEVNKADDGYCQLFPER from the coding sequence ATGACAGCTGCAACTTTAAAACCTTCTAAGCATCCTTTAGCGCCTTATATTGAGCGTTTGGAGGCGGGGGATGCTTTGTTACCTCATTCGGAAGAAAATGTGGTGGAAGTGGTGGGGATTTTAAAAAGTTACGCGATAGTTTTAGATGCTTATTCGCGGAATTTAAAATACATTGCTGCTCATCAGTTTTTAGAGTTGTTTCCGTTTTTTAAGTATTTTGATGGGGAGTTTTCTTTTAAGAAGTTATGGAATCATTGGGCCCATGACAGGATTAATTTTGAGTATGCTGAGTATTGCATGAGAACGATGCTTTGGCATGGCGGCGGTGGTTTAGATAAGTTTGTGGATACGCCAGAGTTTTATGAGTTGGCTGAAAAGGCTATTCAAGCTAAGTTGAAGGGTAATTTTTTGATGTTGGGGCTGCACCGGCTTTTCCCTGAGTTTCTGCCAGAACAAATCCGAATGCTGGCTTATTATAGCGGGTTGGGGCAGTTTTGGACGATTATGTATGATATGTTTATTAAGCTGTCTGACCGTTTTGATCGCGGTGAGATTAAGACGATTAATCAGGTGGTGGAACATATCAAAGATGGTTTGGTGGAGGCGGCAAATTTTCCAATTACTTATAGTGTGAAGATTGGCGGAAAGGATTATGAGATTTTGCCAAAGTCTGCAAATTTGACTTTTTTGATGGATACGGCGGTGCCTTATGTGGAGGCTGTTTTTTTCCGGGGTACTCCTTTTCCTGGGGTGATTTCTTATAATGCTCAAGCTTATCAAATTCCTGTGGAACAGGAAAATTTTGCTTATGGCGCACTTTATGCTGATCCTTTGCCAATTGGGGGTGCCGGTATTCCTCCGACTCAGTTAATGCAGGATATGCGGCATTTTGTGCCTGAATATTTGCATAAAATTTATCGGCAAAGTTGTCGCGGTGAAGATGATTTGCGGGTGCAAATTTGTCAGAGTTTCCAAAAGTCTATGTTTTGTGTGACAACTGCTGCTATTCAAGGTTTGGCTCCTTTTCCTTTGACGACTTCTGATAATAAGGAAAAGTTGGCAAATCGTGTTTATTTGGAGAAGTGGATGGATCGTTTTGGTCATTCTCGTTTGGCTGAGGTTAATAAGGCTGATGATGGTTATTGTCAGTTATTCCCAGAACGTTAA
- a CDS encoding NADH-quinone oxidoreductase subunit M, whose amino-acid sequence MLSLLILIPLVAAVLIGFWPGSLSAARTRQIGLIFAAGIFVWTLFLTAKFDVTLPVMQFEESLNWIPALGLTYSLGMDGLSLPLLILNGLLTWVAIFSSYEPVNRPRFYYSLLFLLNAGVAGAFLAQDYLLFFLFYELELIPLYFLIAIWGGQRRGYAAIKFLLYTAVSGILILAAFLGLVLLSGASTFAYNPVLSAALPLTNQVILLAVILVAFGIKIPLVPFHTWLPDAHVEASTPISVLLAGVLLKLGTYGLLRFGLGLFPDAWAYLAPWLASWAVVSVLYGAFTAIAQTDMKKMVAYSSIGHMGYILLSAASATPIGLVGAVFQMISHGLISALLFLLVGVVYKKAGTRDLDVLKGLLNPERGLPVVGSLMILGVMASAGIPGMVGFIAEFLVFRGSFGVFPIQTLLAMVGTGLTAVYFLLLTNRAFFGRLSETVINLPQVRWLDRIPAIILSVIIVVLGIQPSWVVRWTEATTTAMLTNVPAIAQVVDSEDFKTADTRR is encoded by the coding sequence ATGTTAAGTCTTTTAATTTTGATTCCACTTGTGGCGGCGGTTTTGATTGGGTTCTGGCCGGGTTCTTTGAGTGCGGCTCGTACTCGTCAAATAGGTTTGATTTTTGCGGCGGGCATTTTTGTCTGGACTCTTTTTTTAACGGCAAAATTTGATGTAACTTTGCCAGTAATGCAGTTTGAAGAGTCTTTAAATTGGATTCCGGCTTTGGGTTTAACTTACAGTTTGGGGATGGATGGTTTATCGCTTCCGCTGTTGATTTTAAATGGTTTACTGACGTGGGTTGCGATTTTTAGCAGTTATGAGCCGGTGAACCGGCCCCGGTTTTATTATTCTTTGTTGTTTTTGTTAAATGCCGGTGTAGCCGGGGCATTTTTGGCTCAAGATTATTTGCTCTTTTTCTTATTCTATGAGTTGGAATTAATTCCGCTTTATTTCTTAATCGCAATTTGGGGCGGGCAACGTCGCGGTTATGCCGCAATTAAGTTTCTGCTTTATACGGCGGTTTCTGGAATTTTGATTTTGGCGGCGTTTTTGGGTTTAGTTCTACTCTCAGGCGCTTCTACCTTTGCTTATAATCCTGTTTTATCGGCAGCCTTACCTTTAACAAATCAAGTAATTTTGTTGGCGGTGATTTTGGTTGCTTTTGGTATCAAAATTCCTTTGGTTCCTTTTCACACTTGGTTACCTGATGCTCACGTTGAGGCTTCCACACCAATTTCTGTTTTATTGGCAGGGGTTTTGTTGAAGTTGGGAACCTATGGTTTATTGCGGTTTGGTTTAGGTTTGTTTCCTGATGCTTGGGCTTATTTAGCGCCTTGGTTGGCAAGTTGGGCGGTGGTGAGTGTTCTTTATGGAGCATTTACGGCAATTGCTCAAACAGATATGAAAAAAATGGTGGCTTATTCTTCAATTGGTCACATGGGTTACATTCTTTTGTCTGCTGCTTCTGCTACTCCGATTGGTTTAGTTGGGGCAGTTTTTCAAATGATTAGTCATGGTTTAATTTCGGCTTTGTTGTTTTTGCTTGTGGGGGTTGTTTATAAGAAGGCTGGAACGAGAGATTTAGATGTTTTAAAAGGTTTATTAAACCCCGAAAGAGGTTTGCCGGTTGTTGGTAGTTTGATGATTTTGGGGGTGATGGCAAGTGCCGGTATCCCTGGAATGGTTGGGTTTATTGCGGAGTTTTTGGTGTTTCGTGGCAGTTTTGGGGTTTTTCCAATTCAAACTCTGCTGGCGATGGTTGGCACCGGTTTAACGGCGGTTTATTTTTTGCTGTTAACAAATCGGGCGTTTTTTGGCCGGCTTTCTGAAACTGTGATTAATTTACCGCAGGTACGCTGGTTGGATCGTATTCCGGCGATTATTCTCAGCGTTATTATTGTGGTGTTGGGGATTCAACCGAGTTGGGTTGTTCGCTGGACTGAGGCGACAACTACGGCTATGTTGACGAATGTGCCGGCTATTGCTCAGGTGGTTGATTCGGAAGATTTTAAAACCGCAGATACACGCAGATAA